Proteins encoded in a region of the Mustelus asterias chromosome X, sMusAst1.hap1.1, whole genome shotgun sequence genome:
- the LOC144481949 gene encoding uncharacterized protein LOC144481949 encodes MEKPWKCEGCGKGFSCPSRLEKHQLTHTEERPFICPNCGKGFIQASDLLRHQRIHTGERPFTCSQCGKGFTQSSNLLRHQRFYSGERTFSCPECGKGFIKLSDLLSHKRLHNGARPFSCCECGKEFMQLSNLLTHQRVHTGERPFICSVCGKGFIGSPDLQKHQRVHIERLFSCTSCGKRFKSSSHLSTHQRVHTEERPFSCPSCGRRFQSSSNLKAHQRVHIEQKAFSCTSCGKRFRFSSNLKAHQRIHTGERPFTCSECGKKFIGLSHLTAHQRIHTGERPFVCPECGKGFTRFSDLLKHQRVHTEERPFSCTSCEKRFRSSSNLNVHQQVHTGERPFTCSQCGKGFTRSSNLLAHQRVHTGERPFTCSQCGKGFTQSSNLQRHRRVHK; translated from the coding sequence atggagaaaccgtggaaatgtgagggttgtgggaaaggattcagttgcCCATCACGGTTGGAAAAGCATCAACTCACTCACACTgaagagagaccattcatctgccccaattgtgggaagggattcattcaggcctccgacctgctgagacaccagcgaattcatactggggagaggccgttcacctgctcccagtgtgggaagggattcactcagtcatccaacttgcTGAGACACCAAAGGTTTTACTCTGGGGAGAGGACATTCAGCTGCccagaatgtgggaagggattcattaagtTATCAGACCTGCTGTCACACAAGAGACTTCACAATGGGGcaagaccgttcagctgctgcgagtgtgggaaggaattcatgcAGTTAtctaacctgctgacacatcagcgagttcacactggggagagaccgttcatctgctctgtgtgtgggaagggattcattgggTCCCCTGACCTCCagaagcaccagcgagttcacattgagCGGCTGTTCAGCTgtacttcctgtggaaagagattcaagTCTTCATCTCACCTCAgcacacaccaacgagttcacactgaggagagaccattcagctgtccTTCCTGTGGAAGGAGATTCCAGTCTTCATCCAACCTTaaagcacaccagcgagttcatattGAACAGAAGGCATTCAGCTgtacttcctgtggaaagagattcaggtTTTCGTCTAATCTCAAagcacatcagcgaattcacactggagagaggccgttcacctgctcagagtgtgggaagaaattcattgGCTTATCACATCTCactgcacaccagcgaattcacactggagagaggccattcgtctgccctgagtgtgggaaaggattcactagaTTCTCTGACCTGCtgaagcaccagcgagttcacactgaggagaggccgttcagctgtaCTTCCTGTGAAAAAAGATTCAGGTCTTCTTCCAACCTTAatgtacaccagcaagttcacactggggagagaccatttacctgctcccagtgtgggaagggattcactcggtcatccaacctgctggcacatcagcgagttcacacaggggagagaccgttcacctgctcccagtgtgggaagggattcactcaatcatccaacctgcagaggcaTCGGCGAGTTCACAAATGA